The following DNA comes from Gloeomargarita sp. SRBZ-1_bins_9.
TTTGTTTCCTATTTGTCGAAGATCGTTTTGTCCCACACGGATTACCTAAAACCCCTATACACGATTGAGGGGCATGATGTGCCGACGGTGACCTATCTGGATTATCTGCCGGGCTATCGCAACAGCCGACCGGTGCGCATCGGCAATGACGCGACGCTACACCACCAAACGGATGTGTACGGGGAGGCGCTGCTGAGCATGTACCCGGTGTTTGTGGATGAGCGGGTGGTGTGCCCCGATTGCGATATGCTCTGGACCTGCGTGGAGCGGCTGGTGAATTTGGCGATTGAGAAGTTTCCGGAAAAAGACAACGGTATTTGGGAGATCGGCAACCGACCGGACCATTACACGTTCTCGAAAATGATGTGTTGGGTGGCGGTGGACCGGGGTTGTAAAATTGCCTACAAACTGAAGCGGCTGTCGGCTTACCGCAAGTGGAATCAAAAACGGAAATTGATGCGGGAGATGATTTTGGGGATGGCCTGGAATGAGGAACGGCAGGCTTTTACCCAGGCCTATGGCAAACCGGATTTGGATGCTAGCAATTTGCTGATGCCCATTCTCGGGATCATTGACCCCAAGGACCCCCGCATGCTGGCTACGATTAAGCGTTCGGAAGAGGAATTGATGGTGGATGGTCTTATCTTTCGCTACACGAACCAAGACGAGTTAGGCTTCCCGGAAAATGCCTTTACCATCTGTACGTTCTGGTTTATTGATGCCCTAACCCTGTCGGGACAAAAGCGCAAGGCGCGGAGCTACTTTGAACATGTGCTTTCCTTTGGGAATCACTTGGGGTTGTTTTCGGAGGACATTAACCAAAAAACGGGGGAACTGACAGGGAATTTTCCCCAGGCCTATACCCATGTGGCCATTATTAATTCAGCGATGTTGTTGGCCCAGAGCTAAGAGGAACCCACTATGACGGAAGCGAAAGCGCTACAGGTGCCCGCCACCAGGGAGTTGCAAACACCGGGGCGTCTCATCATTGTGTCCAATCGGGAACCCTACACGATTCAGACCCATGGGAATGAAATTCGCATTGAGCGGTTGCCGGGGGGGTTGGTGTCGGCTTTGGACCCG
Coding sequences within:
- a CDS encoding glycoside hydrolase family 15 protein, which gives rise to MVGALVKSRSSLDYGLIGNGRICALVSRSGSIEYLCMPTFDSPFVFDRLLDGERGGYFAIEPVDSHLYTVRQVYERNSNVLLTIFESAFAGFVIHDFAPRWEIWDGNRSYTPPELCRYIEVRHGEPELIIHYHPKPGYHPELAELTIVNESTISSPHQDNQLFLVTNISPVQIVGREPVRLKGDAFLSLSYYQPIHDHSVGAIKEKLMRTNHYWQRWVKHCYLPNEYQSQIIRSALTLKQMIYEPTGAIIAAPTTSLPEIVGGVRNWDYRYCWIRDSFFTVNALLKISKFEETENFVSYLSKIVLSHTDYLKPLYTIEGHDVPTVTYLDYLPGYRNSRPVRIGNDATLHHQTDVYGEALLSMYPVFVDERVVCPDCDMLWTCVERLVNLAIEKFPEKDNGIWEIGNRPDHYTFSKMMCWVAVDRGCKIAYKLKRLSAYRKWNQKRKLMREMILGMAWNEERQAFTQAYGKPDLDASNLLMPILGIIDPKDPRMLATIKRSEEELMVDGLIFRYTNQDELGFPENAFTICTFWFIDALTLSGQKRKARSYFEHVLSFGNHLGLFSEDINQKTGELTGNFPQAYTHVAIINSAMLLAQS